The following are encoded together in the Panthera leo isolate Ple1 chromosome B4, P.leo_Ple1_pat1.1, whole genome shotgun sequence genome:
- the LOC122224540 gene encoding 40S ribosomal protein S29-like encodes MLKSIGLSGDHGLVTLPHCIPESKMGHQQLYWSRPRKSGEGSHSCHIYSNWHSLIWKYSLTMCHHHFHQYAKDKGFIKFD; translated from the coding sequence ATGttaaaatccattggtctgtCTGGAGATCATGGGTTGGTAACTTTGCCTCACTGCATCCCAGAGAGCAAGATGGGTCACCAGCAGCTCTACTGGAGCCGTCCGAGGAAATCCGGTGAGGGTTCTCATTCTTGCCACATCTACTCAAACTGGCATAGTCTAATCTGGAAATATAGCCTCACTATGTGCCACCATCATTTCCATCAGTATGCAAAGGATAAAGGCTTCATTAAGTTTGATTAA